The Paenibacillus sp. MBLB1832 genome has a window encoding:
- a CDS encoding YpdA family putative bacillithiol disulfide reductase, whose protein sequence is MENVIVIGAGPCGLSAAVALQREGLSPLLIEKNCIVNAIYQYPTYLQFFSTPELLEIGGYSFTTPHEKPYRQEALVYYREVARREGLRIHSYEEATLIERYGTDFKVHTKNQFGQLATYDAHKVIVATGYFDHPNMLGIPGEDLPKTTHYYKEAHPYAGAKVAIIGGNNSAVDAAMDLLRVGAEVTVIYRGKDFSANIKPWVRPIFESMVNKGRIHMWFDAQVQRIDELSIHVRKGTEHVTLANDFVLALTGFRPDRQLLTDIGVHFHAETNAPVVQPDTMETNISGLYVAGVVASSKYDANEIFIESGRLHGISITKHIIASLNHPST, encoded by the coding sequence TCTACAACGCGAAGGGCTTTCGCCGTTACTTATAGAGAAAAATTGTATCGTGAATGCCATTTATCAATATCCAACTTATTTGCAATTTTTCAGCACGCCCGAGCTTCTCGAAATTGGCGGCTACTCCTTCACAACACCGCACGAGAAACCGTATCGGCAAGAAGCGCTCGTGTACTATCGTGAAGTTGCGCGGAGAGAAGGTTTACGTATCCATTCATATGAAGAAGCTACCCTCATCGAGCGTTACGGTACTGATTTCAAGGTTCATACGAAAAACCAGTTTGGTCAGTTAGCCACATATGATGCGCACAAAGTGATTGTCGCAACGGGATATTTTGATCATCCGAATATGCTTGGTATCCCTGGCGAAGATCTTCCGAAGACGACGCATTATTATAAAGAAGCGCATCCCTACGCTGGAGCCAAAGTCGCCATCATTGGTGGAAACAACTCAGCCGTTGATGCTGCCATGGATTTACTGAGGGTCGGCGCCGAGGTAACCGTGATTTATCGCGGTAAAGATTTCTCGGCCAATATTAAGCCTTGGGTTCGGCCGATTTTCGAAAGCATGGTGAACAAAGGCCGTATTCACATGTGGTTTGATGCACAAGTCCAACGCATCGATGAGTTAAGTATACATGTTCGCAAAGGAACTGAGCATGTCACGTTAGCGAATGATTTTGTTCTTGCTTTGACTGGCTTCCGGCCCGACCGTCAGCTGCTCACGGATATCGGTGTTCACTTTCACGCAGAAACGAACGCACCGGTGGTTCAACCCGATACGATGGAAACGAATATCTCTGGCCTCTATGTAGCTGGTGTCGTTGCTTCTTCCAAATACGATGCGAATGAAATATTTATTGAATCAGGCCGTTTACATGGCATATCGATTACTAAACACATCATAGCTAGCCTCAACCACCCATCTACCTGA
- a CDS encoding DNA-3-methyladenine glycosylase I: MTNRCGWVNDDPLYLDYHDNEWGVPIHDDRVLFEMLNLEGAQAGLSWYTILRKRESYREAFDGFDPNIIVNYDEAKLQDLLQNPGIVRNRLKIAAVVQNAKAFLKVQQEFGTFDAYIWGFVGGETLKNHWEDSRHLPAKTEISDAMSKDLKKRGFKFVGSTICYAYMQAVGMVQDHTQTCFKYHS, translated from the coding sequence ATGACAAACCGATGCGGTTGGGTTAATGATGACCCGTTATATCTAGATTACCATGACAACGAATGGGGAGTTCCTATTCACGATGATCGTGTCTTGTTTGAGATGTTGAATTTGGAAGGCGCGCAGGCAGGACTTAGCTGGTATACGATTTTGAGAAAAAGAGAGAGTTACCGCGAAGCTTTTGACGGTTTTGATCCGAATATCATCGTGAATTACGATGAAGCGAAGCTCCAAGATCTCCTTCAGAATCCAGGCATCGTCCGCAATCGCTTGAAAATAGCCGCTGTTGTTCAGAACGCGAAAGCTTTCTTGAAAGTCCAACAGGAGTTCGGAACGTTCGATGCCTATATTTGGGGCTTTGTTGGTGGAGAGACGCTGAAGAATCATTGGGAGGACAGCCGCCATTTACCTGCGAAGACGGAGATTTCAGATGCCATGAGCAAAGATTTGAAGAAACGAGGCTTTAAATTCGTAGGGTCAACGATCTGTTATGCCTATATGCAAGCTGTTGGCATGGTTCAGGACCATACACAAACTTGCTTCAAATATCATTCATAG
- a CDS encoding cupin domain-containing protein — translation MLAQETTVLRGAPIPWTPIPAHPELYHREIVDAAKADALGVRISSVLWERIGVGGQVLPHYHDVVEVIHITVGKVKLLCNGVWQSYQAGDTFHVPARTVHSVANDDTKPTEQISIFLPADANVPSNQFFQTFLVDAAVYGQPTSSTMHPNG, via the coding sequence ATGTTAGCACAAGAAACAACGGTACTACGAGGGGCGCCCATTCCGTGGACCCCAATTCCCGCTCATCCTGAGCTGTATCACCGCGAGATTGTCGATGCCGCAAAAGCAGATGCCTTAGGTGTACGGATCTCCTCGGTACTCTGGGAACGCATAGGCGTTGGGGGGCAGGTGCTTCCTCACTATCATGATGTTGTCGAGGTGATCCATATAACGGTTGGGAAAGTGAAGCTGCTGTGCAACGGGGTATGGCAAAGTTATCAGGCAGGTGACACCTTTCATGTGCCAGCTAGAACGGTCCATTCCGTAGCAAATGATGATACAAAGCCGACGGAGCAAATTAGCATCTTTCTACCCGCAGATGCGAATGTTCCGAGCAATCAGTTTTTTCAAACTTTTCTCGTCGATGCGGCCGTCTACGGACAGCCAACATCCTCGACCATGCATCCGAATGGCTGA
- a CDS encoding TatD family hydrolase yields MEAIDAHIHLDMYSESDAGRMIEELPASQVAALIAVSMNLDSCRRTREYQRRAPNRIYAAYGFHPEQELPTGDELEQLLTWMGERVDEMTAVGEIGLPYYMRKEAEADGGAFDLAPYVGLLERFIEQAAQWNKPVVLHAVYEDADLVCDVLGKYGIEKAHFHWFKGSSQTVQRMIEAGYYISITPDVQYEEEIQTLVRMYPLEQLMVETDGPWPFEGPFLGRATHPIMIHAVIEQIARIKGIPLEETAAVILANTKRFYGLPEHLG; encoded by the coding sequence ATGGAAGCCATTGATGCACATATTCACCTGGACATGTACAGTGAATCCGATGCTGGGCGAATGATTGAAGAATTGCCAGCATCCCAAGTGGCTGCACTCATCGCTGTGTCGATGAACTTGGATTCCTGCCGACGAACAAGGGAGTATCAGCGTAGAGCACCTAATCGCATTTATGCAGCTTATGGATTCCACCCAGAACAGGAATTGCCGACAGGTGACGAGCTGGAACAGTTACTCACTTGGATGGGGGAACGGGTTGATGAGATGACGGCTGTTGGCGAAATCGGACTTCCCTATTATATGCGCAAAGAGGCAGAAGCCGATGGTGGAGCGTTCGATCTGGCACCGTATGTGGGACTACTGGAGCGTTTCATCGAGCAAGCGGCACAGTGGAACAAACCTGTCGTCCTGCATGCGGTATATGAGGATGCTGATCTTGTTTGTGATGTTTTAGGCAAATACGGTATCGAGAAAGCCCATTTTCATTGGTTCAAAGGGTCGAGCCAAACGGTTCAGCGAATGATCGAAGCGGGGTATTATATCTCTATTACACCGGATGTTCAATATGAGGAAGAGATTCAAACGCTTGTTCGCATGTATCCGTTAGAGCAACTGATGGTTGAAACGGATGGACCTTGGCCGTTCGAGGGCCCATTCTTGGGGCGTGCAACACATCCCATCATGATTCATGCTGTCATTGAACAGATCGCACGTATCAAAGGGATTCCGCTTGAAGAAACGGCTGCTGTCATTTTGGCGAACACGAAGCGCTTTTATGGATTGCCAGAGCACCTTGGTTAA
- a CDS encoding thiamine-binding protein, translated as MANALVSIQIIPKTVINEDVIPYVDRAIEVIAKSGVKYVVSPLETTMEGDLSQLLHIIEEMNAAMIAMGSPNVISLVKIYFNPSGASMDKLTEKYR; from the coding sequence ATGGCTAATGCCCTTGTCAGTATTCAAATCATTCCCAAAACGGTGATTAACGAAGACGTCATTCCCTATGTCGATCGTGCCATTGAAGTGATTGCGAAGTCGGGAGTGAAATATGTTGTATCCCCCCTGGAAACCACCATGGAAGGCGATTTAAGCCAACTGCTGCACATCATTGAAGAGATGAATGCGGCTATGATTGCGATGGGAAGTCCGAACGTAATCTCGCTGGTGAAAATTTATTTCAACCCATCAGGCGCTTCGATGGACAAGCTTACGGAGAAATACAGATAA
- a CDS encoding ABC transporter ATP-binding protein, protein MKKLELTGIGHYFQGKKGSVPVLDHIDLHVNQGEFVSLIGPSGSGKSTLFHIIGGLIQPKSGDVHLDGVKVTGEKGLIAYMPQQPALFPWRSIESNAALGLEVAGQDRSEALAKAREWLVKVGLGGYERELPHVLSGGMQQRVSFLRALLSPQELMLLDEPFGSLDALTRQDMQAWLLAIWEQNKRSILFVTHSIEEALFLSDRIYVLSNKPACVVEELTVPFPRPRVETVLQDPKFQELRHYVQGLLRRETTTHGSH, encoded by the coding sequence ATGAAGAAATTAGAGCTGACAGGCATTGGGCATTATTTTCAAGGTAAAAAGGGTTCTGTACCAGTCCTTGACCATATCGACTTGCATGTCAATCAAGGTGAATTCGTATCCCTTATTGGCCCTTCTGGGAGCGGGAAAAGTACGCTTTTTCACATCATAGGCGGTTTGATTCAGCCAAAGAGTGGTGATGTCCATCTAGATGGGGTGAAAGTAACTGGCGAGAAGGGGCTTATCGCTTACATGCCTCAGCAGCCTGCTTTGTTTCCTTGGCGTTCGATTGAATCCAATGCGGCACTCGGCCTTGAAGTAGCTGGGCAGGACCGCAGCGAAGCACTTGCGAAGGCGAGAGAGTGGCTGGTCAAAGTCGGACTCGGCGGCTATGAACGAGAGCTGCCACATGTATTATCTGGAGGGATGCAGCAACGGGTATCCTTTTTGCGAGCATTGTTAAGTCCGCAGGAATTGATGCTGTTGGACGAGCCGTTCGGCTCCTTGGATGCGTTGACGCGACAGGACATGCAGGCGTGGCTCCTTGCGATTTGGGAGCAAAATAAACGTTCCATCTTATTTGTCACACATAGCATCGAGGAAGCCTTATTTCTTTCCGATCGCATCTATGTGCTTTCCAATAAGCCAGCTTGTGTAGTAGAGGAGTTGACAGTGCCGTTCCCAAGACCAAGGGTGGAGACGGTGCTTCAAGATCCCAAATTCCAAGAGTTAAGACATTACGTTCAAGGCCTCTTACGACGGGAGACAACGACACATGGAAGCCATTGA
- a CDS encoding ABC transporter permease, translating to MNMKRWIQAGWPPLVVVILLLFTWQVAVTWGGTASWLLPSPLKIWREGTTDMARIWMHTWATVRLMFIGFGVGATVGVLVAGCLHRIPLVKAGFYPLLILSQNIPVIALGPLLIILFGFGLLPKIILISLVCFFPVTMSTLDGFMQTDRSMYNYMQMIGASRRQIFYKLELPNALPFLFTGLKISATYSVMGAVIAEWLGGNVGLGYYMILQKSAFRADRLFVAIGIVVLLSLLFFWLIAGIEKLVIRWNAKRSS from the coding sequence ATGAACATGAAACGTTGGATTCAAGCTGGATGGCCGCCCCTTGTGGTAGTCATCCTTCTGTTGTTTACTTGGCAGGTTGCCGTCACTTGGGGAGGAACCGCATCCTGGCTGTTGCCTAGTCCCCTTAAAATTTGGAGAGAAGGAACCACGGATATGGCGCGCATATGGATGCATACATGGGCGACCGTGCGTCTGATGTTTATTGGCTTCGGCGTAGGGGCTACGGTCGGTGTCTTAGTTGCGGGCTGCTTACATCGTATCCCTCTAGTGAAGGCTGGGTTTTATCCACTTCTCATCCTTTCCCAGAATATCCCTGTCATCGCACTGGGACCGCTATTAATTATCCTATTTGGATTCGGACTTTTACCTAAAATTATTTTGATTTCGCTCGTTTGCTTCTTTCCTGTAACCATGTCTACCCTGGATGGGTTCATGCAGACAGATCGGAGTATGTACAACTATATGCAAATGATCGGTGCTTCTCGGCGCCAAATTTTTTATAAATTAGAACTGCCCAATGCGTTGCCTTTTCTATTCACAGGACTGAAAATCTCGGCAACCTACAGTGTCATGGGCGCAGTCATTGCCGAGTGGTTAGGCGGGAATGTCGGATTAGGTTACTATATGATCCTTCAAAAATCTGCCTTTCGAGCAGACCGCTTATTTGTAGCTATCGGCATCGTCGTGCTTTTAAGCTTACTCTTTTTCTGGCTCATTGCCGGCATTGAGAAGCTGGTCATTCGTTGGAATGCCAAACGATCTTCGTAA
- the biuH gene encoding biuret amidohydrolase, translating into MNIEAIPYAWPYDNQLNPAKMALLIIDMQIDFCGKGGYVDRMGYDLSLTARTIAPIKRLLAEVRAVPGLTVIHTREGHRPDLSDLPPNKRWRSKQIGAEIGSEGPAGRILIRDEPGWQIIEELAPIEGELIIDKPGKGSFYATDLDLILQTKGITHLILTGITTDVCVHTTMRDANDRGYECLLLSDCTGATDEGNHQAALKMITMQGGVFGAVSQSERVISALKQIGNMF; encoded by the coding sequence ATGAACATTGAAGCCATACCGTATGCGTGGCCCTATGATAATCAGTTGAATCCTGCCAAAATGGCACTGCTCATTATTGATATGCAAATCGATTTTTGCGGAAAAGGCGGTTACGTGGATCGGATGGGCTATGATCTCTCGTTAACGGCACGGACAATTGCGCCGATTAAGCGGCTATTAGCTGAAGTGCGCGCCGTTCCTGGCTTAACCGTTATTCATACCCGAGAAGGTCATCGTCCAGACCTCTCGGATTTACCACCGAATAAACGCTGGCGAAGCAAACAAATCGGTGCCGAAATCGGTTCAGAAGGACCTGCTGGTCGAATCTTGATTCGAGATGAGCCTGGTTGGCAAATCATTGAAGAGCTTGCGCCGATCGAAGGAGAACTCATCATCGATAAACCAGGCAAAGGAAGCTTCTATGCCACGGATTTAGACCTGATTCTGCAAACGAAAGGGATCACCCATCTCATTTTAACGGGAATCACGACAGATGTCTGTGTACACACCACCATGCGGGATGCCAATGATCGCGGATATGAGTGTTTATTGTTATCGGATTGTACGGGCGCAACAGATGAAGGTAATCATCAAGCTGCTTTGAAAATGATTACGATGCAAGGCGGTGTGTTTGGGGCAGTTTCACAGTCCGAGCGAGTTATAAGCGCTCTAAAGCAGATCGGTAACATGTTTTAG
- a CDS encoding BMP family ABC transporter substrate-binding protein, with protein MRKVGRKLALISSSLAFMFTFVACSSSTTSTTSPETTAAPSQAASAAAGTGGKAVGFIFVGAKDDYGYNQAAYIGSQAVEKAFPNLKVLRSENVPETAEAERVMEEMIRNGAKIIFPTSYGHLDPALNVAKRHPDVLFYHQGGLKTAENLGTYFGTIWEPVYLAGIAAGKMSKSGKLGYIVSVPIPQVLLNVNAFEMGAKSVNPSATTTVVFTGSWCDPAQQANAANSMIDQGIDVLSQHQDCTKTVIETAERRGALSVGYHAEASVLAPKGWITSSIWNWSDLYVDMVKTGVEGKFKGSKYDGKYRGQLKDNVVQLTSFGSQVPDDVKKLVDKSKAELVAGTLNPFNGPVKDQKGAVKIEAGAKLELDKLEATDYFVEGVIGSIPK; from the coding sequence ATGCGAAAAGTAGGTAGAAAGCTAGCACTCATCTCAAGTTCTCTCGCGTTTATGTTTACCTTTGTGGCCTGCAGTAGCAGCACAACATCAACAACTTCACCAGAAACAACCGCAGCACCCAGCCAAGCCGCGAGTGCGGCAGCAGGGACAGGTGGGAAAGCGGTAGGCTTCATTTTCGTAGGTGCCAAGGATGATTATGGATATAATCAGGCGGCTTACATCGGGAGTCAAGCGGTTGAGAAGGCATTCCCGAATCTGAAGGTGCTGCGCAGTGAAAATGTCCCGGAAACGGCAGAGGCCGAACGTGTCATGGAAGAGATGATACGCAATGGAGCCAAAATCATTTTTCCAACCTCTTACGGCCATCTGGATCCAGCGCTGAATGTGGCGAAGCGTCACCCTGACGTTCTTTTCTATCATCAAGGCGGTTTGAAAACAGCAGAAAATCTCGGTACATATTTTGGGACCATTTGGGAACCTGTTTACTTAGCGGGTATTGCAGCTGGGAAAATGTCAAAATCGGGTAAGTTGGGCTATATCGTTTCCGTACCGATTCCACAGGTATTGCTTAACGTGAATGCCTTTGAAATGGGGGCTAAATCGGTCAATCCGAGTGCGACAACGACGGTTGTCTTTACGGGCAGCTGGTGCGATCCTGCCCAGCAAGCTAATGCCGCGAATAGTATGATTGATCAGGGGATCGATGTGTTGTCGCAGCATCAGGATTGTACGAAAACAGTCATCGAAACCGCAGAACGACGCGGAGCACTTTCCGTGGGCTACCATGCTGAAGCATCCGTCCTTGCTCCGAAAGGTTGGATCACAAGTTCGATCTGGAATTGGTCCGATTTGTACGTGGATATGGTGAAAACGGGTGTTGAAGGCAAGTTTAAAGGCAGCAAATACGATGGTAAATATCGCGGTCAGCTGAAAGATAATGTGGTGCAGCTTACTTCCTTTGGCAGTCAAGTGCCGGATGATGTGAAGAAGCTCGTGGATAAAAGTAAAGCAGAGTTAGTTGCCGGCACGTTGAATCCGTTCAATGGCCCTGTCAAAGACCAAAAAGGTGCCGTGAAAATCGAAGCTGGCGCGAAGCTTGAGTTGGATAAGCTGGAAGCGACCGATTATTTCGTGGAGGGCGTCATTGGCAGCATTCCGAAATAA
- a CDS encoding cysteine hydrolase family protein produces the protein MRPSTDSQHPRPCIRMAELLKVSAKPFPFQCDKRTTALVVIDMQNDFISPGGFGELLGNDVSQTRAIIPKLQQVLAACRAHGVPVIHTREGHLPDLSDCPPSKLRRSQLQGAGIGDAGPMGRILVRGERGHEIVPELAPVEGELVIDKSGKGAFYRTPLHAMLQERGIASLVLTGVTTHVCVHTTLREANDRGYECLVLEDGTAAFDPADQAAAIRMVHQQGGIFGWVAWADDWIEALHVTAIR, from the coding sequence ATGCGGCCGTCTACGGACAGCCAACATCCTCGACCATGCATCCGAATGGCTGAGCTTCTCAAAGTCTCGGCTAAGCCGTTTCCTTTTCAATGCGACAAGCGCACCACAGCGCTTGTCGTTATTGATATGCAGAACGACTTCATCTCACCGGGCGGGTTCGGTGAGCTGCTGGGCAATGATGTTTCACAGACACGGGCCATCATTCCGAAGCTGCAGCAGGTGCTGGCAGCTTGTCGGGCGCATGGCGTGCCCGTTATCCATACCCGAGAGGGGCATCTGCCCGACCTTTCGGACTGCCCCCCATCGAAGCTGCGGCGCAGCCAGCTTCAAGGCGCTGGCATCGGCGACGCGGGGCCGATGGGACGTATTCTCGTGCGCGGCGAGCGCGGGCACGAGATTGTTCCGGAGCTCGCGCCCGTGGAGGGCGAGCTCGTCATTGATAAGTCCGGTAAAGGGGCCTTTTACCGGACTCCGCTCCATGCGATGCTGCAGGAGCGCGGCATCGCTTCGCTTGTGCTGACAGGCGTGACGACGCACGTCTGTGTGCATACGACGCTTCGCGAAGCGAACGATCGCGGTTATGAGTGTCTCGTCCTGGAGGACGGGACAGCGGCTTTTGACCCCGCGGATCAGGCTGCCGCGATTCGCATGGTGCACCAGCAGGGCGGTATTTTCGGCTGGGTCGCTTGGGCGGATGATTGGATCGAGGCTCTGCATGTGACTGCGATCAGATAA
- a CDS encoding ABC transporter substrate-binding protein — MNWKKAAPAILLGLTVVASGCGNREAKSGQPTASPKALTDVKVVLDWTPNTNHTGLYVAKDQGFFEQEGLNVQIIAPGEGGADTMIASGAAEFGVSYQEGITQGRIQGVPLVSIAAIIQHNTSGFASPVAKNIKTPKDFENKAYGGWGSPVESAMIDSLMQSEKADPSKVKMLNIGEADYFTAVKRDIDFAWIYYAWTGVDAELRGEPINMIYLNKYSDKLDYYTPVLATSEKMISTKPDLVKAFVAAASKGYQYAISKPEDAANILIKAVPDLDPKLVKASQKWLSSRYQDDAARWGEQKKSVWENYAAWMLDHKLLEKKLDADAAFTNAFLPGSAK, encoded by the coding sequence ATGAATTGGAAAAAAGCAGCACCTGCTATCCTGCTAGGCCTTACAGTGGTCGCTTCAGGTTGTGGGAACAGGGAAGCGAAGTCGGGGCAACCGACCGCGTCTCCCAAAGCATTAACCGATGTCAAAGTTGTCCTAGACTGGACGCCGAATACGAACCACACGGGACTATATGTGGCGAAGGATCAAGGATTTTTTGAACAAGAGGGCTTGAATGTTCAAATTATTGCGCCTGGTGAAGGCGGAGCGGATACAATGATCGCGTCCGGCGCGGCTGAGTTCGGTGTCAGCTACCAAGAAGGGATTACCCAAGGGAGAATTCAAGGTGTTCCCTTAGTTTCCATTGCAGCAATTATCCAACATAATACTTCTGGTTTTGCGTCACCCGTTGCCAAAAACATCAAGACACCTAAGGATTTTGAAAACAAAGCCTATGGCGGTTGGGGATCTCCAGTGGAAAGCGCAATGATTGATTCGCTCATGCAGTCAGAGAAGGCGGATCCGTCGAAAGTCAAAATGCTTAATATTGGTGAAGCAGACTATTTCACAGCGGTGAAGCGCGATATTGATTTCGCTTGGATCTATTACGCATGGACAGGTGTAGATGCCGAGCTTCGCGGCGAGCCGATCAATATGATTTATTTAAACAAATATTCGGATAAACTGGATTATTATACACCAGTGCTCGCGACGAGTGAGAAAATGATCTCAACGAAGCCTGATCTTGTGAAAGCGTTCGTTGCTGCAGCATCGAAAGGCTATCAATATGCGATTAGCAAACCGGAAGATGCGGCAAATATTTTAATCAAAGCGGTTCCAGATCTAGATCCTAAGCTTGTGAAAGCTAGTCAGAAATGGCTCAGTTCGCGGTACCAAGATGATGCAGCACGTTGGGGCGAACAGAAAAAGAGCGTCTGGGAGAATTATGCAGCGTGGATGCTGGATCACAAGCTTTTGGAGAAAAAGCTGGATGCGGATGCGGCTTTTACGAATGCCTTTTTGCCAGGAAGCGCGAAATAA
- a CDS encoding PucR family transcriptional regulator — MREQSAGHGLIGSELLAMPHLAGAKVLAGSAGLKAAVIRVNVMEVPDVIDWVMPGEFLISTGYPFRDDPNAFVELIPQLVAKGVAALGIKTKRFLDEIPPRVLAVADQYHFPIIELPPGTVFSEVVREVMERVLVEEAAGLALLQRRFQRFSELLLEGKELGELLGYVEEELGNPILLLSSAGKMHVSRQTNQWIQTVGFAQHFSITQLLQTIKSGMPNLIAGDRELRVAVTKIKEQFGAESYLTLLAWHQELKPLDTLTLERVGVLIHLEMMNVNARREVEAKYIDQFLHDWLVGRIGTRRDLDLRSEACGCPINHQGSFHAVIIRWIDTAPNLLQLKRIVQQLRQQESLRSRDLLYSIVEDRLVILVNSESDVLEKELKQRLRVALQEVQFNHSPYAFSFCLGNRVQSATEVSSSYMQAAKVYSISQICGLQQEWISYQELGVYKILYLLPQGKELSQFREEWITPLEVYDWKHQSSLILTLLAYFEQHENVRKTAQQLYTHHNTVIYRLERVKELLGVDLQRSDDRLQLQIALKLHAMEAGMQERTVEAIAGERTPFLVHLD; from the coding sequence ATGCGAGAGCAGTCTGCAGGGCATGGCTTAATCGGCAGTGAATTGCTTGCTATGCCGCATTTAGCTGGTGCTAAAGTGCTTGCTGGCAGCGCGGGTTTGAAGGCGGCAGTCATTCGCGTGAATGTGATGGAAGTTCCGGATGTCATCGATTGGGTGATGCCGGGCGAGTTTCTCATCTCCACAGGGTATCCCTTTCGTGATGACCCGAATGCCTTCGTGGAACTGATTCCCCAACTCGTAGCAAAGGGCGTGGCGGCGCTAGGCATCAAAACGAAGCGGTTTCTGGACGAAATCCCGCCTCGCGTCTTAGCCGTCGCTGATCAGTACCACTTCCCGATCATTGAATTGCCGCCTGGCACGGTTTTCTCTGAAGTCGTACGAGAAGTCATGGAACGAGTTCTGGTAGAGGAAGCGGCAGGGCTCGCGCTTCTTCAACGGCGTTTTCAGCGGTTCTCTGAGCTGCTTCTGGAAGGTAAAGAATTGGGAGAACTGCTGGGCTATGTGGAAGAGGAGTTAGGTAATCCCATTCTACTACTGAGTTCAGCTGGCAAAATGCACGTATCCCGCCAGACGAATCAATGGATCCAAACGGTAGGTTTCGCACAACATTTCTCGATAACACAGCTCCTACAAACGATAAAGTCAGGTATGCCAAACTTAATCGCGGGTGATCGGGAGCTGAGAGTAGCGGTGACGAAGATCAAAGAGCAGTTCGGAGCAGAATCTTACCTAACGCTGTTAGCTTGGCATCAAGAGTTGAAGCCTTTAGATACGCTTACTTTAGAGCGAGTAGGTGTTCTCATCCATTTGGAAATGATGAATGTGAATGCGCGTCGCGAGGTCGAGGCCAAATATATTGACCAGTTTTTGCATGATTGGCTGGTTGGGCGAATCGGGACACGCAGAGATCTTGATTTGCGATCTGAGGCATGTGGATGTCCGATCAATCATCAGGGAAGCTTTCATGCGGTTATCATTCGCTGGATTGATACGGCCCCGAACCTGCTCCAGCTCAAACGAATCGTACAGCAACTCAGGCAGCAAGAATCGCTGCGAAGTCGCGATTTGTTATATTCGATCGTCGAAGATCGATTAGTCATTCTCGTTAATTCAGAATCGGATGTACTAGAGAAAGAGCTCAAGCAACGGTTACGAGTTGCCCTGCAAGAAGTTCAATTTAACCATTCTCCGTATGCATTCTCGTTCTGTTTAGGCAATCGAGTGCAATCTGCAACAGAGGTAAGCAGCAGTTATATGCAAGCGGCCAAAGTGTATAGCATTAGTCAGATTTGCGGTTTGCAGCAGGAATGGATCAGCTATCAGGAATTAGGTGTTTATAAAATTCTGTACCTACTTCCGCAAGGGAAGGAACTTTCGCAATTTCGAGAGGAATGGATCACTCCATTAGAAGTGTATGACTGGAAGCATCAAAGCTCCTTAATCTTGACGCTGCTTGCCTATTTCGAACAACACGAGAACGTTCGTAAAACGGCGCAGCAGTTATACACCCACCACAATACGGTAATCTATCGTTTGGAGAGAGTGAAGGAACTGCTTGGGGTTGATCTTCAGCGATCGGATGATCGACTGCAACTTCAAATTGCTTTAAAGCTGCATGCCATGGAAGCCGGTATGCAAGAACGAACTGTCGAAGCAATAGCAGGTGAACGTACGCCATTTTTGGTTCATCTAGATTAA